The Sulfurihydrogenibium sp. YO3AOP1 genome has a window encoding:
- a CDS encoding metalloregulator ArsR/SmtB family transcription factor — MKEKELKQFFHSLSDESRLKIVRMLMDNSELCVCDFMRLLNLSQPHVSFHIRVLKEANVITCKKVGRWVHCSLNRENPLLNAVLEFIKEIKLDKEEIGCCIINQEEKQ, encoded by the coding sequence ATGAAAGAGAAAGAGTTGAAACAGTTTTTTCATAGCTTATCAGATGAAAGCAGATTAAAGATAGTCAGAATGCTTATGGATAATTCCGAGCTTTGTGTTTGCGATTTCATGAGATTGTTAAATCTGTCTCAACCCCATGTATCTTTCCATATCAGAGTTTTAAAAGAAGCTAATGTTATTACCTGTAAAAAGGTTGGTAGATGGGTTCATTGTTCACTAAACAGAGAAAATCCGCTTTTAAACGCTGTCTTAGAATTTATAAAAGAGATAAAGTTAGATAAAGAAGAAATAGGATGCTGTATTATAAATCAGGAGGAGAAACAATGA
- the ppa gene encoding inorganic diphosphatase, whose amino-acid sequence MNLSLIPAGKNPPEDIYVVIEIPQGSGIKYEVDKKSGAIFVDRFLFTAMYYPFNYGFIPNTLADDGDPTDVLVISREPVVPGSVIRCRPIGMLEMEDEEGIDTKIIAVPVSKLDPTFDSIKEVKDLPEATLNKIKHFFEHYKELESGKWVKVKSFKDSNEAKADIIKSIENFKRA is encoded by the coding sequence ATGAATCTCTCATTAATACCAGCAGGTAAAAATCCACCGGAAGATATTTATGTAGTTATTGAAATTCCACAAGGAAGCGGTATTAAATACGAAGTTGACAAAAAAAGTGGAGCTATATTTGTAGATAGATTTTTATTTACAGCAATGTATTATCCATTTAATTATGGATTTATTCCAAACACTTTAGCAGATGATGGAGACCCAACTGACGTATTGGTAATTTCAAGAGAACCGGTTGTTCCCGGTAGTGTTATAAGATGCAGACCTATTGGTATGCTTGAAATGGAAGATGAAGAAGGTATTGATACAAAAATTATTGCAGTTCCAGTTTCTAAGTTAGACCCAACGTTTGACAGTATAAAAGAAGTAAAGGATTTACCAGAGGCAACATTAAATAAAATTAAACATTTCTTTGAACACTATAAAGAGTTAGAATCTGGAAAATGGGTGAAAGTTAAATCTTTCAAAGATTCTAACGAAGCTAAGGCTGATATTATTAAATCAATTGAAAACTTCAAAAGGGCTTGA
- a CDS encoding protein phosphatase CheZ: MEDLKQVIRTILEEVKTLEEKIDETTRKAREITQIVEPSATESLKEVIKFTEESSNKIISEIDKVEENCKIIDKEVSELLALNPINSIKEKLSTIKEKNTENINILIKVYELFSFQDLSSQQIKEVINILEETKKHLLGIAVASIEASGELSKEQKEVISGKVHEFLTGDRIFQEEVDKLLEELGL, encoded by the coding sequence ATGGAAGATTTAAAGCAAGTGATAAGAACAATCCTTGAAGAAGTCAAAACTTTAGAAGAGAAGATAGATGAAACAACAAGAAAGGCTCGAGAAATTACACAGATAGTAGAACCATCAGCAACAGAAAGCTTAAAAGAGGTTATTAAATTTACAGAAGAAAGCTCCAATAAGATTATCTCAGAAATTGATAAAGTTGAAGAAAATTGTAAAATTATTGATAAAGAAGTATCAGAACTTTTAGCATTAAATCCTATAAACAGTATAAAAGAAAAACTCAGCACAATCAAAGAAAAAAATACAGAAAATATCAATATATTAATTAAAGTTTATGAGCTTTTCTCTTTCCAAGATTTATCTTCACAACAAATTAAAGAAGTTATAAATATTCTCGAAGAAACCAAAAAACACTTATTAGGAATAGCTGTGGCATCAATAGAGGCATCAGGGGAGCTTTCTAAAGAACAGAAAGAGGTAATATCAGGTAAGGTGCATGAATTTCTAACTGGAGATAGAATTTTCCAAGAAGAAGTTGATAAATTATTAGAAGAGTTAGGACTATAA
- a CDS encoding arsenic transporter gives MSNLISYLLFFIVLFFIIKKPFNIGIGWTATVGAILALILGVVSIKDVYRVVEIVWDPTLAFLGIIFISIILDKIGFFEWAALHMIELSKGDGRVLFIYLLLLGASISAFFANDGAALILTPIVYQKIKHLGLSQKYMLPYIMGSGFVADTTSLPFVISNLVNILTADFFKIGFFEYASVMVFVNIFSFVATIIFTYLFFRKDLIKKIDLEAMEDKPPKYAIKDKFLFKLTWIISAFLLVAFFVGEHYKIPTSVIIGLGAVIFAIASLKERVIDLKFVLTKETPWHIVVFSVGMYVVVYGLKNADFTNILAEIIAKSAEYGNFASIFTTGFLAAFLSSVMNNLPSVMLVNLAIEEANLPIQTAKILAYSNIIGCDLGPKITPIGSLATLLWLYVLNNKGINISWGYYFKVGIILTIPTLIFTLFGLWLVINL, from the coding sequence ATGAGTAATCTAATCTCTTATCTTTTATTCTTCATTGTATTATTTTTTATCATAAAAAAGCCATTTAATATAGGCATTGGGTGGACTGCAACGGTTGGGGCAATTTTAGCATTAATTCTTGGTGTAGTATCAATAAAGGATGTTTACAGGGTTGTAGAGATAGTTTGGGACCCAACCTTAGCATTCTTGGGAATCATTTTTATATCAATCATTCTTGATAAAATTGGATTTTTTGAATGGGCTGCACTGCATATGATAGAGCTTTCAAAGGGCGATGGAAGAGTTTTATTTATATATCTTTTACTTCTTGGAGCTTCAATCTCTGCATTCTTTGCAAACGATGGAGCAGCATTAATTCTAACACCAATTGTTTATCAAAAGATAAAACATCTTGGACTAAGTCAAAAATATATGCTTCCATACATAATGGGAAGTGGATTTGTAGCAGATACAACAAGCCTACCGTTTGTAATTTCTAATCTTGTAAACATACTTACAGCAGACTTTTTTAAGATAGGATTTTTTGAATATGCTTCTGTAATGGTTTTTGTAAATATCTTTTCTTTTGTTGCAACCATAATTTTTACCTATCTATTTTTCAGAAAAGATTTAATAAAGAAAATTGATTTAGAAGCCATGGAAGACAAACCACCAAAATACGCCATAAAAGACAAATTTCTATTTAAGCTTACATGGATTATCTCTGCATTTTTATTAGTTGCTTTCTTTGTAGGAGAACATTATAAAATTCCGACTTCCGTTATAATCGGACTTGGAGCTGTAATTTTTGCCATCGCTTCATTAAAAGAAAGAGTTATTGATTTAAAGTTTGTTTTAACAAAAGAGACACCATGGCATATTGTTGTTTTCTCGGTTGGAATGTATGTTGTAGTCTATGGTCTAAAAAATGCAGATTTTACCAATATCTTAGCTGAAATTATAGCCAAGTCAGCAGAGTATGGAAATTTTGCAAGTATTTTTACAACCGGATTTTTAGCAGCGTTTTTATCTTCTGTGATGAACAATTTACCATCCGTAATGCTTGTTAACCTTGCCATAGAAGAAGCAAACTTACCTATACAAACAGCAAAAATATTGGCTTATTCAAACATTATTGGGTGTGATTTAGGACCAAAAATAACACCGATAGGTTCTTTGGCTACTCTTTTGTGGTTGTATGTACTTAATAATAAAGGAATAAATATTTCATGGGGATATTATTTTAAAGTTGGTATAATTCTGACAATTCCAACGTTGATTTTTACTTTATTTGGACTTTGGTTAGTGATAAATCTTTAA
- a CDS encoding chemotaxis protein, which produces MEYGLPETLKTGQNELEIIDFRIFERKEDGSIYQWILGVNVAKVREVLRMPKLTKVPNMPPEIEGMAEIRGELIPVVSLAKWMKIPEEEEFKKYLLFMEFLREKVGVIIHAAKRIRRIQWSDIKKAPDILNTRLNGRITGVVDTEEGLLLILDFEGILNDMNLLTVFNVGPDQERKAKKKLRILVAEDSAVARKIIKDILESAGHEVIMTESGKQAWEKLNEIFEKAKAEGKSVRDYIDLVLTDIEMPEMDGLTLTNLIKHTAGFLNLPVIVNTTLSDEANKQKAFSVGADDYLVKFDASHLIELVDKVSE; this is translated from the coding sequence ATGGAATACGGATTACCAGAAACCCTTAAGACAGGACAGAACGAATTAGAGATTATAGATTTTAGAATATTTGAGAGAAAAGAAGACGGCAGTATATACCAATGGATACTTGGGGTTAACGTTGCTAAAGTTAGGGAAGTTTTAAGAATGCCAAAGCTTACAAAAGTTCCTAATATGCCACCAGAGATTGAAGGAATGGCAGAAATCAGAGGAGAGCTTATTCCCGTTGTTAGTTTGGCAAAATGGATGAAGATTCCAGAAGAAGAAGAGTTTAAAAAATACTTGCTTTTTATGGAGTTTTTGAGGGAAAAGGTAGGAGTGATAATTCACGCAGCAAAAAGAATAAGAAGAATTCAGTGGTCTGATATAAAAAAAGCACCTGATATTTTAAATACAAGGTTAAATGGGAGAATTACAGGAGTAGTAGATACTGAAGAAGGATTATTATTAATATTAGACTTTGAAGGTATCTTGAATGATATGAACTTACTTACAGTGTTTAACGTAGGGCCAGACCAAGAAAGAAAAGCCAAAAAGAAATTAAGAATACTTGTTGCTGAAGACTCTGCCGTAGCAAGAAAAATAATAAAAGATATTTTAGAGAGTGCAGGGCATGAAGTAATAATGACAGAAAGTGGAAAGCAAGCATGGGAAAAGTTAAACGAAATTTTTGAAAAAGCTAAAGCAGAGGGAAAAAGTGTTAGAGATTACATTGACTTAGTACTAACTGATATTGAAATGCCAGAGATGGACGGTTTGACTTTAACAAACTTGATAAAGCATACAGCAGGATTTTTAAATTTACCAGTAATTGTAAACACAACTTTATCCGATGAAGCAAACAAACAGAAAGCTTTTTCAGTTGGAGCTGATGATTATCTTGTTAAATTTGATGCATCTCATCTTATTGAGTTAGTGGATAAGGTAAGTGAGTAA
- a CDS encoding arsenate reductase ArsC, with amino-acid sequence MKKIAFICTGNSARSQMAEGYGKYFAKLYGKDVEIYSAGSNPSGYVHPLAIKVMAEDGIDISQQYSKHINEIPINEVDYVITLCGDAAETCPVVPGAKTEHWGLPDPARVIGPTEDAKLQAFRKIKDQIKEKVEKLIKEIE; translated from the coding sequence ATGAAAAAGATAGCTTTTATCTGCACAGGAAACTCTGCAAGGTCTCAAATGGCAGAAGGGTATGGAAAATATTTTGCTAAGCTGTATGGAAAAGATGTCGAAATCTACTCAGCAGGTTCTAATCCATCAGGCTATGTTCATCCATTGGCAATAAAGGTAATGGCTGAAGATGGCATTGATATATCACAGCAGTACTCTAAACATATTAATGAAATTCCTATAAATGAAGTTGATTATGTTATTACACTCTGCGGAGATGCTGCAGAAACTTGTCCGGTTGTACCGGGAGCAAAAACTGAGCATTGGGGACTACCAGACCCAGCAAGAGTAATCGGACCAACTGAAGACGCTAAGCTCCAAGCATTTAGAAAAATAAAAGACCAAATCAAAGAAAAAGTTGAAAAGCTTATAAAAGAGATTGAGTGA
- a CDS encoding permease: MFEIYDSIANFITKNILNLSDKSYEVAHFFIYDTLKIFTLLTLIIFVVSFIRSYFPLEKTRKILSKHKAIAIPLAAILGIFTPFCSCSAVPMFIGFVEAGIPLGAAFAFLVSSPMVNEVALGLLFASFGFQVALAYVVFGVAVAIISGFFIEKLNPRHLIEDYVFELSFGETEEKPMTFKERIEFAKNNVKDILRKISIYIIVAIGIGSFIHGYVPEEAIKSIMNSAGFLSVPLAVIIGVPLYSNSAGILPVIQALIDKGVPIGTALAFMMATTALSFPEFVILKQIMKPKLIAIFAGIVSVSIIIAGYLFNIIFGGLR, from the coding sequence ATGTTTGAAATTTACGACAGCATAGCTAATTTTATAACAAAAAACATTTTAAATCTAAGTGATAAATCATACGAAGTAGCACACTTTTTTATTTATGATACTTTAAAAATCTTTACACTTTTAACGCTAATAATCTTTGTAGTATCTTTTATCAGAAGTTATTTTCCACTTGAAAAAACAAGGAAGATTTTATCTAAGCATAAAGCTATTGCAATTCCATTGGCTGCCATTCTTGGTATTTTTACACCTTTTTGTTCTTGTTCTGCTGTTCCAATGTTTATTGGGTTTGTAGAAGCAGGAATTCCGCTTGGAGCTGCGTTTGCGTTTTTAGTATCTTCTCCAATGGTTAATGAAGTTGCACTTGGATTGTTGTTTGCATCTTTTGGTTTTCAAGTTGCTTTGGCTTATGTTGTGTTTGGTGTAGCAGTTGCTATAATAAGCGGGTTTTTTATTGAAAAATTAAACCCAAGACATCTTATAGAAGATTATGTTTTTGAACTTTCTTTTGGAGAAACAGAAGAAAAACCGATGACTTTTAAAGAAAGGATAGAGTTTGCAAAAAATAATGTAAAAGATATTCTAAGAAAAATCTCAATTTACATAATCGTTGCAATAGGAATAGGTAGCTTTATCCATGGATATGTACCAGAAGAAGCAATAAAAAGCATTATGAATTCAGCCGGGTTTTTATCTGTGCCATTAGCTGTAATCATAGGCGTTCCTCTATATTCTAACTCTGCCGGTATTTTGCCGGTTATTCAAGCATTAATAGATAAAGGTGTGCCAATAGGTACTGCATTAGCCTTTATGATGGCTACCACAGCTTTATCATTTCCAGAATTTGTAATCTTAAAACAGATAATGAAGCCAAAACTTATTGCTATATTTGCAGGCATTGTTTCTGTATCCATCATTATAGCCGGATATTTATTTAATATCATATTTGGGGGTTTAAGATGA
- a CDS encoding thioredoxin family protein translates to MKKIQIISASNCNNCELLYNVVSTIVKSKNIPAEVEKIIDVRELAKYKTMKTPVLVVDGKVKHIGTPIPAPQIIEELVTGD, encoded by the coding sequence ATGAAAAAAATTCAAATAATCAGTGCTTCTAACTGCAATAACTGTGAGCTTCTTTATAATGTAGTAAGTACAATAGTAAAATCCAAAAATATTCCAGCAGAGGTTGAAAAAATTATAGATGTTAGAGAGTTGGCTAAATATAAAACTATGAAAACACCTGTCTTAGTAGTTGATGGCAAAGTAAAACATATTGGAACGCCAATCCCTGCACCACAAATAATTGAAGAATTAGTCACAGGTGATTAA
- a CDS encoding DnaJ domain-containing protein — protein MFLYKLLEFINDKRMELFQSMFYNLYEKYDRDSEKFIEDWFEKYTYITLKRFFKEDFFKEDLDLFFQKNKNVLKSYVKAYWAFCNNPNSKPYYVKEAMDYFGLKELNMKELKKVYREMVKKYHPDVYPDKKEGTMKTIEINHYYQILKTYIEKLGG, from the coding sequence TTGTTTTTATATAAATTGTTAGAATTTATAAATGACAAGAGAATGGAACTATTTCAAAGCATGTTTTACAACTTGTATGAAAAATATGATAGGGATTCGGAAAAGTTTATTGAAGATTGGTTTGAAAAATACACTTACATAACTCTTAAAAGATTTTTTAAAGAAGATTTTTTTAAAGAAGATTTAGATTTGTTTTTCCAAAAAAATAAAAATGTTTTAAAAAGCTATGTAAAAGCATACTGGGCGTTTTGCAATAATCCAAATTCTAAGCCTTATTATGTAAAAGAAGCGATGGATTATTTTGGTTTAAAAGAATTGAATATGAAAGAGTTAAAAAAGGTATATAGAGAAATGGTAAAAAAATACCATCCCGATGTTTATCCAGATAAAAAAGAAGGAACGATGAAAACGATTGAGATAAACCATTATTATCAAATTTTAAAAACATATATAGAAAAACTGGGAGGCTAA
- a CDS encoding chemotaxis response regulator CheY, giving the protein MGFPVASRILTVDDMATMRKIIKSLLNQLGYTNIDEAENGKEALAKLKQSKYDLVLLDWNMPEMDGITLLQEIRKDTHLKDIPVIMVTAEAKKENVLIAIQSGANNYIVKPFTAETLKEKLEKVWQQING; this is encoded by the coding sequence ATGGGATTTCCAGTGGCATCAAGAATTTTAACAGTTGATGATATGGCAACAATGAGAAAAATTATAAAGAGTTTATTAAATCAACTTGGTTATACAAATATAGATGAAGCAGAAAATGGTAAAGAGGCTTTAGCAAAATTAAAACAAAGTAAATATGACCTTGTTTTACTTGATTGGAACATGCCAGAAATGGATGGGATAACACTTCTACAAGAAATAAGAAAAGACACGCATCTAAAAGATATTCCAGTAATAATGGTAACAGCAGAAGCAAAAAAGGAAAACGTACTAATAGCTATACAATCAGGAGCTAATAACTATATAGTTAAGCCTTTTACAGCTGAAACACTAAAAGAAAAATTAGAAAAAGTATGGCAACAGATAAATGGTTAA
- a CDS encoding chemotaxis protein CheW, translated as MELVKAGSVKPAVYGGQQIKILEFLGVKIEDEFIGISLKHVLEISKILEIFPVPLSPQYIKGVINLRGEILPVVSIKEMIGIPEKKQSTRLIILETNLDKLAVMVDEVYGVVRISEDVLEPNPMTSIYSDYISNVAQTKHGFISIIDLDKLFPAVEG; from the coding sequence ATGGAATTGGTAAAAGCAGGAAGTGTAAAACCAGCTGTATATGGTGGCCAGCAAATCAAAATACTTGAATTTTTAGGCGTCAAAATTGAAGATGAATTTATAGGAATATCTTTAAAACATGTTCTTGAAATATCAAAAATTTTAGAGATATTTCCAGTTCCATTATCTCCTCAGTATATAAAAGGGGTCATAAATCTTAGAGGTGAGATTTTGCCAGTCGTATCTATAAAAGAGATGATAGGAATACCAGAAAAAAAACAATCAACAAGATTGATAATTTTAGAAACAAATTTAGATAAATTGGCTGTTATGGTTGATGAAGTTTATGGAGTTGTTAGAATTAGTGAAGATGTACTTGAACCAAATCCTATGACCAGCATATACAGCGATTATATTTCCAACGTTGCTCAAACAAAACATGGATTTATTAGTATAATAGATTTAGATAAATTATTTCCTGCAGTAGAAGGATAG
- a CDS encoding chemotaxis protein CheA, which yields MIPNELRELFDEFLVEAREHLENLENKLLELEKDPDNPELLNAAFRSMHTLKGGAGFLGLTAIVETAHKAEDILGKLKEGKMKFSPEIGDVLLKAVDFIKEALRFYEDGESVEPDPYLIEELEAILEGKKSKGYVESGKETTLDKLLKKYNLHHLIGKPVEEILEELVLLPPSKRPQEIVDYIDKILSGEIVEEEDTSSILPILEEEATERMLEMIEKEITPEAQNNPPDTKKEVSQEGQTINAETKPQEQRKAPAKKEEEERVLRIDVQKIEDLMKLVGELVLDRNRLMRVVGEITQNMQPNKYTEELESVASSIDKIVGDLQLAVMKTRMQPVKRLFQKFTRVVRDLSKVVGKEVELIIIGEDTEMDKSILEKLEEPLVHIIRNALDHGIEPPEERKILGKPRVGKIILKAYYQGDRVYIEIEDDGRGIDPQKVAQKALEKGLITKEQLEKMTEKEILQLVFIPGFSTKDQVSEISGRGVGMDAVMNTVLNFRGTIDIWSEKGKGTKISMAFPLTVGIIRSLLVSVSGRRFAIPIFLVTEIISAENVDIKRLSGKDVLILREKALPLINLYEMLKIPQSNVGYVIVCLIGNQRVAFTVEDLFGDEEIVVKPLGKIFGDLHGISGATITGDGKIVLILDIVELLKNKNLRM from the coding sequence ATGATACCCAATGAACTAAGAGAATTATTTGATGAGTTTCTTGTTGAAGCAAGAGAGCATCTTGAAAATTTAGAGAATAAACTTTTAGAGTTAGAAAAAGACCCAGATAATCCAGAGCTTTTGAATGCAGCTTTTAGAAGCATGCATACACTAAAAGGTGGTGCAGGATTCCTTGGACTAACTGCAATAGTTGAAACAGCACATAAAGCTGAGGATATTCTTGGTAAATTAAAAGAAGGGAAAATGAAATTCTCTCCTGAAATAGGAGATGTTCTACTAAAAGCAGTTGATTTTATTAAAGAAGCTCTTAGGTTTTATGAAGATGGAGAGTCAGTAGAACCAGATCCATATTTGATAGAAGAGTTAGAAGCAATTCTGGAAGGCAAAAAGTCAAAAGGCTATGTAGAAAGTGGCAAAGAAACGACTCTAGATAAATTATTAAAAAAGTACAACTTGCATCATCTCATTGGTAAGCCAGTAGAAGAGATTTTAGAAGAGTTGGTGCTGCTGCCACCAAGTAAAAGACCGCAAGAAATTGTAGATTATATAGATAAAATACTGTCGGGTGAGATTGTAGAGGAAGAAGATACATCATCTATCTTACCGATTTTAGAAGAAGAAGCAACAGAAAGAATGCTTGAAATGATAGAAAAAGAAATAACACCAGAGGCTCAAAATAACCCTCCAGATACCAAAAAGGAAGTAAGCCAGGAAGGCCAGACTATTAATGCAGAAACAAAACCACAAGAGCAAAGAAAAGCACCAGCAAAGAAAGAGGAAGAAGAAAGAGTATTAAGAATAGACGTTCAAAAAATAGAAGACTTGATGAAGCTTGTTGGGGAGCTTGTTCTTGATAGAAATAGATTGATGAGAGTGGTTGGAGAAATAACTCAAAATATGCAACCTAACAAATACACAGAAGAGCTTGAAAGTGTTGCATCGTCAATAGATAAAATTGTCGGAGACCTACAACTTGCCGTAATGAAAACAAGAATGCAACCTGTAAAAAGACTATTCCAGAAATTTACAAGAGTTGTAAGAGACCTGTCAAAGGTTGTAGGAAAGGAAGTTGAGCTGATTATTATTGGCGAAGATACAGAAATGGACAAATCTATTTTAGAAAAGTTAGAAGAACCTTTGGTTCACATCATCAGAAATGCATTAGACCATGGTATTGAACCACCAGAAGAAAGAAAAATACTTGGCAAACCACGTGTAGGTAAAATTATATTAAAAGCATATTATCAAGGAGATAGGGTATATATTGAAATTGAAGATGACGGAAGAGGTATAGACCCGCAAAAGGTGGCACAAAAAGCATTAGAAAAAGGATTAATCACAAAAGAACAGCTTGAAAAAATGACAGAAAAAGAAATACTTCAACTCGTATTCATACCAGGATTTTCAACCAAAGACCAAGTGTCTGAGATATCAGGTAGAGGCGTAGGTATGGATGCAGTTATGAATACAGTTTTAAACTTCAGAGGAACGATTGATATTTGGAGTGAGAAAGGTAAAGGAACAAAAATAAGTATGGCATTTCCATTAACAGTTGGAATTATAAGGTCTTTACTTGTGAGCGTAAGTGGAAGAAGGTTTGCGATACCAATTTTCTTAGTGACCGAGATTATATCAGCAGAAAATGTAGACATCAAAAGATTATCAGGCAAAGACGTCTTAATTCTTAGAGAAAAAGCACTTCCACTTATAAATCTATATGAAATGCTAAAAATACCACAATCCAACGTTGGCTATGTAATCGTTTGTCTAATCGGAAATCAAAGGGTAGCCTTTACAGTTGAAGATTTATTTGGCGATGAAGAAATAGTTGTAAAACCTCTTGGAAAGATTTTTGGAGACTTACACGGTATCTCTGGAGCAACTATAACAGGAGATGGAAAGATTGTGTTGATTCTTGATATTGTGGAATTATTGAAGAATAAAAATTTAAGGATGTAA
- a CDS encoding four helix bundle protein has protein sequence MRTHKDLDVWKNGVELVKKIYVATSDFPKEEMYGLTSQIRRSAISIPSNIAEGSARNSTREFIQFLYFALGSTAELETQLLISKDLGYLKDLSVFKDLEKIKVQLVNLIKSLKNKIGE, from the coding sequence ATGAGAACGCATAAAGATTTAGATGTATGGAAAAATGGGGTAGAATTGGTTAAGAAAATATATGTAGCTACTTCAGATTTTCCAAAAGAAGAGATGTATGGTTTAACATCGCAAATAAGAAGAAGTGCTATATCTATTCCAAGCAATATAGCAGAAGGTTCAGCAAGGAATAGCACAAGGGAGTTTATACAATTTCTTTATTTTGCATTAGGTTCTACTGCAGAATTAGAGACGCAGTTATTAATATCAAAAGACCTTGGCTATCTAAAAGACTTGAGTGTATTTAAAGACTTAGAGAAAATAAAAGTTCAGCTTGTAAACCTGATAAAATCATTAAAAAATAAAATAGGCGAATAA